DNA sequence from the Leptospirillum ferrooxidans C2-3 genome:
CATGGATTCATAGCGTTCTGCAAGGATTTTTGCTTTTGCATCATAACATGGGAGTCCGCTTGGGGCCATTTGAAGTGATCCCTTTTATAAAACTTGGATTCAACTCTGAATTACAACTTTTGAAAATGAATCTAGGCTGAGCTGGGATACTATCAATGTTATTCAAACAACCAAGTCAAAGGAGAACGAGTGAAAAAGTATAAGCAGCTCACTAATGAAATTACGATATCAGATTTATGGGCTGAAAGAAGCAGGTTAAATCACACGGCGTTGGATGAAAAAATGGGGGTAACAAGGGACGAATTCTCGGGAGTTCCGTTGAAATAGATGTCCGTGTGGATCTGATGAACGAAGCAGGCAATCGTTATCTTTTAAGCATCGGTAACTCTATGTCAATGGGAACTGTTTCACCGCAATCGAATCTATGCGAGATGAAACCCTTAGATCCCCGCAAAATGATGAATGGTTCGAGTCTCAGTGTGCGGCAAAGATTTTTCCTATCGAATGTCGAGTATGTGTGGGACCTGATTTTTATTGGGTGGGATTGGAAGAGAGTAACTGCTTGATCTTTATGGCTCCCCGGGAGGGATTCGAACCCCCGACACGGTGGTTAACAGCCACCTGCTCTGCCGACTGAGCTACCGGGGAATGTTGGGAATCTAACCACGGAAATATACACCATGCACCAACAGAAATTCAAGGGGATTCTTCCTGAAAAATGGTAGGAGAGAGCTCAAGGCACAAACTTTTGGATCTCCATCGGAACATGGATGTCTGTATCCGCTACCTGTGCGCGATTGGAACAATGGTCACCGTTACGCTCTCCGGACCGATGATCTGAAATCCTGCCCCTTCCCGGGCGGTGAGAGGAATGACAAACTGTTCGGAGTGTTTGAGCGTGATCTTTTTGAGATCGATGGGAGGAATTCTCAGCGCCCGCATCTTGTTCAGGATGATCGCATCACCCTGAACCTTTGCGGTGTTGGGAGTGACCATGATCTTGAACCGGTCAAGGGGAACGGTCAACTGACCATAATACTGAAGTTCCACCGGGATGATCCTGATGATTGTCCTGACCAGATGAAGGGAGACGAGTTCCGGAGTAATCCTCTGGATGTGGACTCCCGGGGGCAGGGTGATCATTGAGGGAGAGATTCTGACCCTTCTTGTTCCAGTGGGAATGGTATCGGCCCGGACTCTTACCGAAAGGTCCTGATCCTTGAGCTGCTGATAGAGTCCCGGAGGGGCCGTGAATGTCACCAGTACATGAGTGGGAGATGCCCGTTCCAGCTCAACAGATGAAGGGATATGATTCACGATGATCGGAACGTTCATCGTGAAAGACTCCTGCCCTCTTTGGCTGATATAGAACCACAGGAGTATCGCCAGAAACAGGGAAAGCGATTTCAGGAGAAGATTCTTTGAAAAAAACTGGCGGATTTTTTGAGAAATGATCACTTCTCCAGATCCTTCTTTTCGGGGTCCAGATAACGGTCCTGGGGTGCGATCTGTTTGGAGTATGGCCGTTTTCCGCCATATGAATCTGTTTTGCCCCCCATTTTTTGTTCAACCTTTTGCCGGAAAAGAGCCGCCCGTATGGCCAGCCGGGAGGGCTGCTGTTTCCTGAACAGGCGAACCAGAATGCTTCTGAGATCTGTCATGTTTGCCATCGGGTGGATCCTGCCGGCGATAACGTGAGAGATTTGTCCAGTTTCTTCCGATACGACGAGCGCAAGCGCATCCGTTTCTTCTGTGATCCCGATGGCGGCACGGTGTCTGGTGCCAAGATGCCTTGATACATCTCCCGAAAGGGAGATCGGAAGAAAGCACCCCGCCGCAAGAATCCTGTTTTGACGGATGATGACTGCGCCATCATGGAGAGGGGAATAGGACAGGAAAATGGAGGTGAGAAGTTCCTGTGAAATCGTGGCGTCAATCGTTGTTCCGACCTCCACGACATCGGAGAGGTCATTATTGCGCTCAAGGACGATGATCGCCCCCATACCCCTTTTGGAAAGGGTTTGTAAGGTTTTTAAAATCTCGTCTATGTCCAGGGAAGTCTCAGAAAGCCGAAATCCGAGAAGAAGAGGCGATTTTCCCACTCTTGCCAGTGCCCTTCTGATCTCCGGTTGAAACAGGATCAAGACCGCCAGAATCAATTGGGACCAAAAACTCGTGATCATCCAGTTGAGGGTGTCAAGCTTCAGGAGACGGGAAAAAAGGTATATGAAGAGAAACACCAGGATCCCGACAACCATCTGGAATGCCCGGCTGCCCCGAAGAAGAAGCAGAATCTGGTAAATGATGAACCAGACAGCGCAGATATCAACGATGCTGTGCCAGGTGATATTAAGGCCCAGCATGGATGGTTCCCTCGCGGATGGTCTGGAGTGTCTTGCGGAAGGCTATGGTTCCCTTGACATCATGAACCCTGAAAATGGAAACCTTTTCAAAAACATAAGCCATCACGGCAAGTGTTTGGGGATCCCTGTTCTCCGGAGTCTGCTCCCGGGTGATCTCTCCCAGAAATCGTTTTCTGGAAACACCAAGGAGAACAGGAAAGCCAGGAATCAATTCCTGAATGTTCTTGATCAAACGAATATTTTCCGTTGTGTCCTTCCCGAATCCGATCCCCGGGTCAAAAAGAAGTCTTTCCGGGTCAATCCCGGCTTCTGAAATCTCTTTGAGTCTCGAGTGCAAATAGTCTGAAACGGAGCTTTCAATCGAAATCCCATGCTCCTTTTTTCGCTTTGTGACGGCTGATCCTGCCCCATGCATGACAACCCCCAGAAGAGTGTCGTGTTTTTTCATGAGGTGAATGAATCCCGGGTCTTCGAGACCGCCTGTGTCGTTGATGATGAGGGGAGAATAAATCATCGCCTTTTCCATGACAACGGGATTCCTGGTATCGATGGAAATCGGGATCGGGAGCCGGGCGACCCGATCGAGTATCGGCAAGAGCCGGTCCAGTTCCATCTCCGTCGACATGGGCGTGAAGCCGGGACGGGTGGATTCCGCTCCAATATCGAGGATATCCATTCCTGAGTCCAGGAATCGTTGCGCTTTTTCGAAAGCGTCTTCTGCTGTCAGAACACGGGAAGAGGGTGAAAACGAATCGGGGGTCACGTTCATGACCCCCATAACAAGAGGCCCTGACCGGTCGGTCAGGACCTTGCGGATTCGTGTGGACAGATCAGGCGGGAGCATTGGCAGTGCGGATCAGTTCATCGACTTCTGCCCCGTCAAGGGTTTCCTTTGTGAGAAGAGCCTCTGCGATACTGGTCAGGGCCACAACATTGGTCGTAAGCAAATCCTTTGCCCTCTGGTAGTTTTCCGAGACAATCCGGCTGACTTCACTGTCAATTTCAAGCGCTGTTGATTCGCTGTAATCCCTGTGCTGGGAAATTTCCCTTCCAAGGAAGATCTCTTCATCTTTCTTTCCGAAGGTGATGGGTCCAAGCTTATCGCTCATGCCCCACTCGCAGACCATTTTTCGGGCCATGTCCGTTGCGCGCTCAATATCGTTTCCCGCGCCTGTCGTCATGCTTTTCATGACAATTTCCTCGGCGACCCTTCCACCCATGAGGATGGCAATGGTGTTCAGAAGGTATTCCTTCTTGTAGGTATACCGGTCTTCCGTCGGGAGCTGCTGTGTGAGTCCGAGAGCCCGTCCACGAGGGATGATGGTCACTTTGTGGACCGGATCGGTTCCCGGGATAAGCTTTGCCACCAGTGTGTGGCCGGCTTCGTGAAATGCCGTAACCTTCTTTTCTTCTTCAGTGATGAGGATCGAACGCCGTTCGACGCCCATAAGGACCTTGTCTTTTGCATCCTCGAAATCCGGCATTTCGACCGTTTTCTTGTTGCGTCTTGCGGCCAGAAGAGCGGCTTCATTGACCAGATTGGCAAGATCAGCTCCGGCAAATCCGGGAGTGCCACGGGCGATGGTTTCGAGATTGACCGAGGAATCGATCGGGATCTTTCTCGTGTGGACTTCCAGAATCTTGATGCGTCCTTGCAGATCCGGCCGGCCCACAACAATCTGACGGTCGAATCGGCCTGGTCTCAAAAGGGCGGGATCAAGGACATCAGGACGGTTCGTCGCCGCGATGAGGATGACACCCTCATTGCTTTCAAATCCATCCATCTCGACCAGGAGCTGGTTTAAGGTCTGCTCCCTTTCATCATGGCCTCCACCGAGTCCTGCACCCCTATGGCGACCGACCGCGTCAATTTCGTCGATGAAAATGATGCAGGGGGCATTTTTCTTGCCCTGTTCGAAAAGATCCCTGACGCGGGATGCGCCAACTCCGACGAACATCTCGACAAAGTCCGATCCGCTGATGTTATAGAACGGAACATCCGCCTCTCCTGCGATGGCCTTTGCAAGAAGTGTTTTTCCCGTTCCGGGGGGGCCAACAACCAGAACACCCTTGGGAATCCTGCCGCCAAGTCTCTGGAATTTTGACGGATCTTTCAGAAAATCCACAATCTCTACGAGCTCTTCCTTTGCTTCCTCGACTCCGGCAACATCGGCGAAGGTGATTTTCTTTTTGTCCTCAGAGATCAGTTTTGCTCTCGATTTTCCGAAAGACATGGCCTTGTTTCCTCCTGTCTGCATCTGCCTCATGAAGAAAATCCACAACAGTACCAATACAACGATCGGTCCCCATGAAATGAGAAGGTTCAGATACCAGGGATTTTCTTCGGGCGGAACGGCCACGATCCGGACATTTTTTTTCTGCAGCTCGGAGACAAGATTAGGGTCATTTGCGGCGTACGTATTGAAGTGGGATCCGTCTTTCATGACTCCGC
Encoded proteins:
- a CDS encoding CdaR family protein, which encodes MIISQKIRQFFSKNLLLKSLSLFLAILLWFYISQRGQESFTMNVPIIVNHIPSSVELERASPTHVLVTFTAPPGLYQQLKDQDLSVRVRADTIPTGTRRVRISPSMITLPPGVHIQRITPELVSLHLVRTIIRIIPVELQYYGQLTVPLDRFKIMVTPNTAKVQGDAIILNKMRALRIPPIDLKKITLKHSEQFVIPLTAREGAGFQIIGPESVTVTIVPIAHR
- the cdaA gene encoding diadenylate cyclase CdaA, encoding MLGLNITWHSIVDICAVWFIIYQILLLLRGSRAFQMVVGILVFLFIYLFSRLLKLDTLNWMITSFWSQLILAVLILFQPEIRRALARVGKSPLLLGFRLSETSLDIDEILKTLQTLSKRGMGAIIVLERNNDLSDVVEVGTTIDATISQELLTSIFLSYSPLHDGAVIIRQNRILAAGCFLPISLSGDVSRHLGTRHRAAIGITEETDALALVVSEETGQISHVIAGRIHPMANMTDLRSILVRLFRKQQPSRLAIRAALFRQKVEQKMGGKTDSYGGKRPYSKQIAPQDRYLDPEKKDLEK
- the folP gene encoding dihydropteroate synthase → MLPPDLSTRIRKVLTDRSGPLVMGVMNVTPDSFSPSSRVLTAEDAFEKAQRFLDSGMDILDIGAESTRPGFTPMSTEMELDRLLPILDRVARLPIPISIDTRNPVVMEKAMIYSPLIINDTGGLEDPGFIHLMKKHDTLLGVVMHGAGSAVTKRKKEHGISIESSVSDYLHSRLKEISEAGIDPERLLFDPGIGFGKDTTENIRLIKNIQELIPGFPVLLGVSRKRFLGEITREQTPENRDPQTLAVMAYVFEKVSIFRVHDVKGTIAFRKTLQTIREGTIHAGP
- the ftsH gene encoding ATP-dependent zinc metalloprotease FtsH, which produces MKPFYKNLALWLVIGLVIFLVFDLFQVRQPGYKNLIFSDFISKLQADQISEVTIKNNYISGVMKDGSHFNTYAANDPNLVSELQKKNVRIVAVPPEENPWYLNLLISWGPIVVLVLLWIFFMRQMQTGGNKAMSFGKSRAKLISEDKKKITFADVAGVEEAKEELVEIVDFLKDPSKFQRLGGRIPKGVLVVGPPGTGKTLLAKAIAGEADVPFYNISGSDFVEMFVGVGASRVRDLFEQGKKNAPCIIFIDEIDAVGRHRGAGLGGGHDEREQTLNQLLVEMDGFESNEGVILIAATNRPDVLDPALLRPGRFDRQIVVGRPDLQGRIKILEVHTRKIPIDSSVNLETIARGTPGFAGADLANLVNEAALLAARRNKKTVEMPDFEDAKDKVLMGVERRSILITEEEKKVTAFHEAGHTLVAKLIPGTDPVHKVTIIPRGRALGLTQQLPTEDRYTYKKEYLLNTIAILMGGRVAEEIVMKSMTTGAGNDIERATDMARKMVCEWGMSDKLGPITFGKKDEEIFLGREISQHRDYSESTALEIDSEVSRIVSENYQRAKDLLTTNVVALTSIAEALLTKETLDGAEVDELIRTANAPA